In a genomic window of Onychostoma macrolepis isolate SWU-2019 chromosome 08, ASM1243209v1, whole genome shotgun sequence:
- the si:dkey-20d21.12 gene encoding uncharacterized protein si:dkey-20d21.12 isoform X1, whose translation MKTQSEVVGVIMKSTPSPPPAFVRVSERDLTEIELHSVDSINDLHRTHSEQHSKGVQPARPPPPISNGNFQMQDQGVVYQTGQPVRRPCVSRLNDICTSTRRHYFLACAAIIAFLLTLILIFSFLVQQSSALHTLLEMVKQKKETTEEISQLLQELQKLHINLTEQRP comes from the exons TGGTGGGAGTGATCATGAAGTCCActccttctcctcctccagCGTTTGTTCGTGTCAGCGAGCGAGACCTGACAGAGATTGAGCTCCATTCCGTCGACTCCATCAATGACCTGCACCGCACACACTCGGAACAGCACAGCAAAG GTGTTCAGCCAGCCCGTCCACCACCTCCTATCTCCAATGGGAATTTTCAGATGCAAGATCAGGGAGTTGTTTATCAAACAGGTCAACCAGTGAGAAGGCCCTGTGTGAGCAGACTGAATGACATATGCACTTCCACTAGGCGGCACTATTTTTTAGCATGTGCAGCCATTATTGCCTTCCTCCTTACTCTCATTCTTATCTTCAGTTTTTTAG TCCAGCAGAGCAGTGCTCTCCACACACTTTTGGAGATGGTGAAACAGAAAAAGGAAACCACTGAAGAAATCTCCCAACTCTTACAAGAGCTGCAAAAGCTGCACATCAACCTCACAGAGCAACGACCATAA
- the si:dkey-20d21.12 gene encoding uncharacterized protein si:dkey-20d21.12 isoform X3 codes for MKTQSEAFVRVSERDLTEIELHSVDSINDLHRTHSEQHSKGVQPARPPPPISNGNFQMQDQGVVYQTGQPVRRPCVSRLNDICTSTRRHYFLACAAIIAFLLTLILIFSFLVQQSSALHTLLEMVKQKKETTEEISQLLQELQKLHINLTEQRP; via the exons CGTTTGTTCGTGTCAGCGAGCGAGACCTGACAGAGATTGAGCTCCATTCCGTCGACTCCATCAATGACCTGCACCGCACACACTCGGAACAGCACAGCAAAG GTGTTCAGCCAGCCCGTCCACCACCTCCTATCTCCAATGGGAATTTTCAGATGCAAGATCAGGGAGTTGTTTATCAAACAGGTCAACCAGTGAGAAGGCCCTGTGTGAGCAGACTGAATGACATATGCACTTCCACTAGGCGGCACTATTTTTTAGCATGTGCAGCCATTATTGCCTTCCTCCTTACTCTCATTCTTATCTTCAGTTTTTTAG TCCAGCAGAGCAGTGCTCTCCACACACTTTTGGAGATGGTGAAACAGAAAAAGGAAACCACTGAAGAAATCTCCCAACTCTTACAAGAGCTGCAAAAGCTGCACATCAACCTCACAGAGCAACGACCATAA
- the si:dkey-20d21.12 gene encoding uncharacterized protein si:dkey-20d21.12 isoform X2, with protein sequence MKSTPSPPPAFVRVSERDLTEIELHSVDSINDLHRTHSEQHSKGVQPARPPPPISNGNFQMQDQGVVYQTGQPVRRPCVSRLNDICTSTRRHYFLACAAIIAFLLTLILIFSFLVQQSSALHTLLEMVKQKKETTEEISQLLQELQKLHINLTEQRP encoded by the exons ATGAAGTCCActccttctcctcctccagCGTTTGTTCGTGTCAGCGAGCGAGACCTGACAGAGATTGAGCTCCATTCCGTCGACTCCATCAATGACCTGCACCGCACACACTCGGAACAGCACAGCAAAG GTGTTCAGCCAGCCCGTCCACCACCTCCTATCTCCAATGGGAATTTTCAGATGCAAGATCAGGGAGTTGTTTATCAAACAGGTCAACCAGTGAGAAGGCCCTGTGTGAGCAGACTGAATGACATATGCACTTCCACTAGGCGGCACTATTTTTTAGCATGTGCAGCCATTATTGCCTTCCTCCTTACTCTCATTCTTATCTTCAGTTTTTTAG TCCAGCAGAGCAGTGCTCTCCACACACTTTTGGAGATGGTGAAACAGAAAAAGGAAACCACTGAAGAAATCTCCCAACTCTTACAAGAGCTGCAAAAGCTGCACATCAACCTCACAGAGCAACGACCATAA